From a single Nostoc sp. MS1 genomic region:
- a CDS encoding BamA/TamA family outer membrane protein, which produces MRVPIVVILVVGLLVSWECQPVLANVPVFIDGYAKYGDYVGVPEADEFSQIIVKDVQIRFLNDNNQSVDDQGQPVEGRTQKDFILSLLKLQPGQIYSDQALQADLQRLRKLESFTDVRAYREDSPFGVSVIYDIKERRYPSWNFGAGINDDIGLYGQVGYRDANISGLNDQLATNIQVSGKDVQFSSQFISPYRPGEPERLGYSVRAFRDRRISATFDDEVKLPNGDRTREGRFGGSVAVLRSFDEWDAALGLNYTRISLRDKDYNVAQVDEFGNPLSVSGKGIDDLFTLSFAVTRDLRDRRSNPTQGSILTLSTEQAIPLGLGNIFSNRIQGNYIQYLPVTWLGKQNYIDNPEMVAVNLQLGTIFGDFPPADAFNLGGINSVRGYSSGKLASGRSYGLASVEYRFPIVESLGGVVFTDFASDFGSGKTVIGEPGEVRNKPGSGFGYGVGVRLNSSFGLFRGDLGVNDQGEIRFELTTGQKF; this is translated from the coding sequence ATGCGTGTTCCAATAGTTGTAATTTTGGTGGTGGGGCTATTAGTGAGTTGGGAATGCCAGCCAGTACTGGCTAATGTTCCTGTATTTATTGATGGATATGCCAAATATGGGGATTATGTGGGCGTTCCTGAAGCGGATGAATTTTCTCAAATAATTGTTAAGGATGTGCAAATTCGCTTTCTTAATGACAACAACCAGTCAGTTGATGACCAAGGACAACCTGTAGAAGGACGCACTCAAAAAGATTTTATTTTGAGTTTGTTAAAACTCCAGCCTGGTCAGATATATAGTGATCAAGCACTACAGGCGGATTTGCAACGATTGAGGAAGCTAGAATCATTCACTGATGTTAGGGCTTATCGAGAAGACAGTCCTTTTGGGGTGAGTGTTATTTATGATATTAAAGAACGCCGCTATCCTAGTTGGAATTTTGGCGCTGGTATTAATGATGATATCGGCTTATATGGTCAGGTAGGTTATAGGGATGCCAATATTAGTGGTTTGAATGACCAACTGGCGACAAATATACAAGTTAGCGGTAAGGATGTGCAATTTAGTAGCCAATTTATTAGTCCTTATCGTCCGGGGGAACCAGAACGTTTAGGTTATAGTGTCAGGGCTTTCCGCGATCGCCGCATATCCGCTACATTTGATGATGAAGTGAAACTACCTAACGGCGACAGAACCAGGGAAGGTAGATTTGGTGGTTCTGTGGCTGTACTGCGTTCTTTTGATGAGTGGGATGCAGCTTTAGGGCTTAACTATACTCGCATTAGCTTACGTGATAAAGATTACAATGTCGCTCAGGTTGATGAATTTGGTAATCCTCTTTCTGTAAGTGGTAAAGGGATTGATGACCTATTTACATTATCCTTTGCTGTGACTAGAGATTTACGCGATCGCCGCTCCAACCCGACACAAGGTTCTATTCTCACCCTCAGCACAGAACAAGCCATACCTTTAGGTCTGGGTAACATTTTTAGTAATCGCATCCAGGGAAACTATATTCAATATCTCCCAGTCACATGGTTAGGTAAACAGAATTACATAGATAATCCAGAAATGGTGGCAGTCAATTTGCAACTAGGGACAATTTTTGGAGATTTCCCCCCGGCTGATGCTTTTAACTTAGGTGGAATCAATTCTGTACGTGGTTACAGTTCAGGAAAACTCGCCAGTGGTCGCAGTTATGGTTTAGCTTCTGTAGAGTATCGTTTCCCTATAGTGGAGTCACTTGGCGGAGTTGTGTTTACTGATTTCGCCTCAGATTTTGGTTCAGGTAAAACAGTTATCGGAGAACCGGGTGAAGTCAGAAATAAACCAGGAAGCGGCTTTGGCTACGGCGTAGGAGTTCGCCTCAACTCCTCCTTCGGCTTATTTCGCGGCGACTTAGGAGTGAACGACCAAGGAGAAATCAGATTTGAACTTACTACTGGACAAAAGTTTTAA
- a CDS encoding ABC transporter ATP-binding protein, which produces MAKTISFTDSLVPNPVPKSAIIRLENIFKIYGTGETEVKALNDVNLVINEGEYCSIMGPSGSGKSTAMNIIGCLDRPTGGHYYLDNVDVAQMNDADLAHIRNRKLGFVFQQFHLLPQLSALENVMLPMVYADVNPNERRDRATEALIRVGLEKRLNNKPTQLSGGQQQRVAIARAIVNRPVVLLADEPTGALDSRTTQEVLNIFTELNDGGITVVMVTHEPEVARQTKRIVWFKDGQVVNSHLTPEELTE; this is translated from the coding sequence ATGGCAAAGACTATTTCCTTCACTGACTCCTTAGTTCCTAATCCTGTACCAAAATCAGCAATTATTCGTTTAGAAAACATCTTTAAAATTTATGGTACTGGCGAAACAGAAGTCAAAGCTTTAAATGATGTGAATTTGGTGATCAATGAGGGTGAGTATTGTTCGATTATGGGGCCTTCTGGTTCTGGTAAATCTACAGCGATGAATATTATTGGCTGTTTAGATCGTCCAACGGGAGGACATTATTATTTAGATAATGTGGATGTGGCGCAAATGAATGATGCAGATTTGGCACATATCCGCAATAGAAAATTAGGGTTTGTATTTCAACAATTCCATCTTCTACCGCAACTCTCAGCTTTAGAAAACGTCATGCTACCGATGGTATATGCTGATGTCAACCCAAATGAAAGACGCGATCGCGCTACGGAAGCCTTGATTCGTGTAGGCTTAGAAAAACGCCTCAACAACAAACCCACTCAACTATCGGGGGGACAACAACAAAGAGTTGCGATCGCCCGTGCTATTGTTAATCGTCCTGTAGTCCTTTTAGCAGACGAACCCACAGGCGCACTCGATTCGCGCACCACCCAAGAAGTTTTAAATATTTTCACAGAATTGAATGATGGTGGCATTACTGTAGTTATGGTGACACACGAACCAGAAGTTGCTCGTCAAACTAAGCGCATCGTCTGGTTTAAAGACGGACAAGTTGTCAACTCTCACTTGACTCCAGAAGAATTAACAGAATAG